In Acidobacteriota bacterium, one genomic interval encodes:
- a CDS encoding TolC family protein: MKRKNCFRLSAALLWLNCAAALALGQVASVPVESAPAPASAAPISVYARLIDPAKGMTADDLVRYALEHNGELLAARRMIAEAQGRLRQAGLKANPMLETSGKQAVTTPDNNQMFSVELPLELGGRRQARVLVGQREVEMRQAEVRDFERKLAAEVRMKYADAIATARKLKLTEELLESTRNSHQLVQARVEHGKSAVLEKNEVWVELNRADAARLNVESKAEIALLELKKVIGAPPEEQLELRGEFAAVQPAPAAAELLKQALAMRPDLMTLRAAERLAEAQIEQVRREGRIEASVFAGYERMSNGYDVLGFNEAGRLTPVNAVFHYATFGVRFTLPTRNKNQGMIEAAVAAAEAARHRREFAELVVRNEVASVTARLERARAALAVYRERVLAPAQQNLDVVQKTYTLGYKTALDYLTEQRRYIEVENDYTEALKEYLEALAELDRVAGVTLREEKQ; encoded by the coding sequence ATGAAGCGAAAAAACTGTTTTAGATTGTCCGCAGCTTTGCTCTGGCTGAATTGTGCCGCCGCGCTTGCCCTGGGGCAAGTTGCGAGTGTGCCAGTGGAATCGGCGCCCGCGCCCGCCAGCGCTGCGCCGATCTCTGTCTACGCGCGGCTGATTGATCCGGCGAAGGGCATGACAGCGGATGATTTGGTGCGCTATGCCTTGGAACACAACGGCGAGTTGCTGGCCGCGCGCAGGATGATTGCCGAGGCGCAGGGGCGTTTGCGGCAAGCCGGTTTGAAAGCCAATCCGATGCTGGAAACCAGCGGCAAACAGGCCGTGACCACGCCGGACAACAACCAGATGTTCAGCGTCGAACTGCCGCTGGAATTGGGCGGACGGCGGCAGGCGCGCGTGCTTGTCGGTCAGCGCGAAGTCGAAATGCGGCAGGCCGAAGTCCGCGATTTCGAACGCAAGCTGGCCGCCGAAGTGCGGATGAAATACGCCGACGCCATTGCCACAGCGCGCAAGCTGAAATTGACCGAAGAGTTATTGGAATCCACCCGCAACTCGCATCAACTCGTGCAGGCGCGCGTCGAACACGGCAAGAGCGCCGTGTTGGAAAAGAACGAAGTTTGGGTCGAACTCAATCGCGCCGACGCGGCTCGCCTCAATGTCGAGAGCAAAGCCGAAATCGCTTTGCTGGAATTGAAAAAAGTCATCGGCGCGCCGCCGGAAGAGCAGTTGGAACTGCGCGGCGAATTCGCTGCTGTTCAGCCTGCGCCCGCTGCTGCCGAACTGTTAAAACAGGCATTGGCGATGCGGCCTGATTTGATGACCTTGCGCGCGGCGGAACGTCTGGCCGAGGCGCAGATTGAGCAGGTGCGGCGCGAAGGGCGCATTGAGGCCAGCGTATTTGCGGGCTATGAGCGGATGAGCAACGGCTACGATGTGCTGGGCTTTAACGAAGCGGGCCGCTTGACGCCGGTCAATGCGGTCTTTCATTACGCGACCTTTGGCGTGCGCTTTACGCTGCCGACCAGAAACAAGAATCAGGGGATGATCGAAGCGGCAGTCGCGGCGGCGGAGGCGGCACGGCACCGGCGCGAATTCGCCGAACTGGTCGTGCGTAATGAAGTGGCTTCCGTCACGGCCCGGCTCGAAAGGGCACGTGCGGCGCTGGCTGTCTATCGCGAGCGCGTGCTGGCCCCGGCGCAACAGAATTTGGACGTCGTGCAAAAGACTTACACGCTCGGCTACAAAACGGCGCTGGATTACCTGACCGAGCAGCGCCGCTACATCGAGGTTGAGAACGATTACACCGAAGCGCTTAAGGAATACTTGGAAGCCTTGGCCGAACTGGATCGCGTCGCGGGCGTGACGCTACGAGAGGAGAAGCAATGA
- a CDS encoding VWA domain-containing protein has protein sequence MKATAFAPPAAQKDNASRITISTELVSFTVTVTDNQGCHVTGLDRRAFAVYEDNVRQELNFFSDRDAPASVGVVFDVSGSMRGEKVIFAREALARFIQTSHPEDEYSLISFNDSARLLFDRTRDGEALLAQFGSVHPQGNTALYDGVALGLEALAHGRYAKRALIVISDGEDNRSRSTFNQVRRKLQESGVTIYTILIGSPPPHSNGGIVMGQLAAASGGKSFSPGDGEALSEAFEQIALELRHQYSLGYTPTNVTDDGQWRRLKIIVTPPAESPRLIVRSRKGYYAAASLAERAESASGADIAAQPSAASAGRGSECCQCPCECCPAAIARDQQSQVLRSEAEGCQC, from the coding sequence TTGAAGGCAACCGCCTTCGCCCCGCCAGCCGCGCAAAAAGACAATGCCAGCCGCATCACCATCAGCACCGAGTTGGTTTCGTTCACCGTGACCGTCACAGACAATCAGGGGTGTCACGTAACCGGACTCGACCGCCGGGCCTTTGCGGTCTACGAAGATAACGTGCGGCAGGAGCTTAACTTTTTTAGCGACCGTGACGCGCCTGCTTCGGTCGGCGTGGTCTTCGATGTCTCCGGCTCGATGCGCGGGGAGAAGGTCATTTTCGCCAGAGAAGCACTCGCGCGCTTTATTCAAACCAGCCATCCCGAAGACGAATACTCGCTCATCAGCTTCAATGATTCTGCCAGGTTGCTGTTCGACCGCACGCGTGACGGCGAGGCGCTGCTCGCGCAGTTCGGCAGCGTTCATCCACAGGGCAACACGGCGCTCTACGACGGCGTTGCCCTCGGCCTCGAGGCGCTCGCGCACGGTCGTTATGCGAAGCGGGCGCTGATCGTCATCAGCGACGGCGAAGACAATCGCTCGCGCTCCACTTTCAATCAGGTTAGGCGGAAGTTACAGGAATCGGGCGTAACGATCTACACCATCCTGATTGGCTCGCCGCCGCCCCACAGCAATGGCGGAATCGTAATGGGTCAACTGGCCGCAGCTTCCGGCGGGAAATCTTTCTCTCCGGGCGATGGTGAAGCGCTGAGCGAAGCCTTCGAGCAGATCGCGCTGGAACTGCGCCATCAATACTCCCTCGGCTACACGCCGACGAACGTCACTGACGACGGCCAATGGCGTCGCCTCAAAATCATCGTTACGCCGCCCGCTGAATCGCCGCGCTTGATTGTGCGCAGCCGTAAAGGTTACTACGCAGCCGCCAGTCTGGCTGAGCGCGCTGAATCGGCCAGTGGCGCTGACATTGCTGCTCAGCCAAGTGCCGCAAGTGCCGGTAGAGGGTCAGAGTGTTGTCAGTGTCCTTGTGAATGTTGCCCCGCCGCTATTGCACGCGATCAGCAATCTCAGGTGCTACGCTCCGAAGCCGAAGGGTGTCAGTGTTGA